Proteins encoded in a region of the Candidatus Brocadia sp. genome:
- a CDS encoding twin-arginine translocation pathway signal protein, with product MRYVHLTIILFMLACTAGIFMCVNPAGAATAEEIDRDARSALEKLYLKSPSAKALGEKAKGILVFPRIVKGGFIVGGQFGEGALLKDGNTAGYYNTVQLSYGLQAGVQKYGYALFFMSESAMSWLDKSAGWELGVGPSIVVVDIGAAGAATTTTLQSQIYAFFFSQKGLMAGLGLQGTKITKIDK from the coding sequence ATGAGATACGTTCATCTGACAATTATTCTTTTCATGCTTGCATGTACTGCTGGCATATTCATGTGTGTGAATCCCGCCGGAGCTGCAACCGCGGAAGAAATTGACCGTGATGCCAGGAGCGCCCTTGAGAAACTGTATTTGAAATCTCCTTCAGCGAAAGCGCTGGGGGAAAAGGCGAAGGGCATCCTCGTCTTTCCGCGCATTGTCAAAGGCGGATTTATTGTGGGTGGACAATTCGGTGAAGGCGCTCTCCTCAAGGATGGAAATACTGCCGGATATTATAATACCGTCCAGCTTTCGTATGGTCTGCAAGCCGGTGTACAGAAATACGGATACGCGCTGTTTTTCATGAGCGAATCTGCGATGTCCTGGCTCGACAAGAGTGCCGGCTGGGAGCTTGGCGTTGGTCCGAGCATTGTAGTTGTGGATATTGGCGCAGCCGGGGCGGCGACAACCACAACCTTGCAATCACAGATCTATGCATTTTTTTTCAGTCAGAAGGGATTGATGGCAGGACTCGGCTTGCAGGGCACAAAAATCACAAAAATAGATAAATAA
- a CDS encoding MarC family protein, whose protein sequence is MKRIGFFLAAVSILFLSLMLPSIAQTTSVNQSQATVLGDQQTPYLLSFAGIFTFFFLMLGPIKILVPFVKMTKDTDTRFRRKLALMSALISTIGCLVAAFMGQRAMKSYHISLSALMLAGGIILFLVALRMVMQVYSYTPGNETPPPTPTLAMAAFPLSFPMIVTPYGIAILIILMAAAQEAERQIGIICILFVIMMLNLLTMLFAHTILKFIGVITLLILGSVLGVLQVALGIEIILQALIKMGVLSKVL, encoded by the coding sequence ATGAAAAGAATTGGGTTCTTTCTGGCTGCAGTTAGTATCCTTTTTCTCAGCTTGATGCTTCCATCAATTGCGCAAACAACCTCCGTCAATCAGTCCCAGGCAACAGTTTTAGGTGATCAACAGACGCCTTATCTCCTGAGTTTTGCGGGGATATTTACCTTTTTCTTCCTTATGCTGGGTCCTATCAAGATTTTGGTTCCGTTTGTAAAGATGACGAAAGATACTGATACAAGGTTTCGGCGTAAACTTGCGCTCATGTCTGCCCTCATCTCTACCATTGGCTGTCTTGTAGCAGCTTTTATGGGTCAAAGGGCTATGAAATCCTATCATATTTCACTTTCCGCCCTGATGCTTGCGGGGGGAATAATTCTTTTCCTGGTAGCTTTACGAATGGTCATGCAGGTGTATTCGTACACCCCCGGGAATGAAACACCACCACCCACCCCAACGCTCGCTATGGCAGCTTTTCCACTCTCTTTTCCTATGATTGTCACCCCATACGGAATTGCAATTCTTATCATACTCATGGCGGCAGCACAGGAAGCCGAACGGCAGATCGGGATTATTTGTATACTGTTCGTGATAATGATGTTGAATCTCCTAACGATGCTGTTTGCTCATACAATATTAAAGTTTATTGGCGTTATAACCCTGCTAATCCTTGGCAGCGTGCTCGGGGTGCTGCAGGTTGCGCTTGGGATAGAGATAATTCTTCAAGCCTTAATAAAGATGGGGGTACTCTCAAAAGTTTTATGA
- a CDS encoding STAS/SEC14 domain-containing protein: MSFEVISSSGNLISIKISGELKKAELDRMQASATEFIKREGKIRILVFLEDFLGWERGADWEDVNFQLEHDRDIEKIAVVGDEKWRNLALAFTGKPFRPVKIEYFTPSQLDQARAWIA, from the coding sequence ATGTCATTTGAAGTTATCAGTTCATCAGGTAATCTTATAAGCATCAAGATATCGGGTGAATTAAAAAAGGCAGAATTGGATCGGATGCAAGCATCTGCTACAGAATTTATTAAGAGAGAAGGAAAGATAAGGATACTGGTGTTCCTTGAGGATTTCCTCGGATGGGAGCGAGGCGCTGATTGGGAAGATGTGAATTTCCAATTAGAGCATGACAGAGATATTGAAAAAATCGCCGTTGTTGGAGATGAGAAATGGAGGAACTTGGCTCTGGCGTTTACCGGGAAACCTTTCCGCCCGGTTAAAATAGAGTATTTTACTCCTTCACAACTCGACCAGGCGCGTGCCTGGATTGCATGA